The following proteins come from a genomic window of Candidatus Dependentiae bacterium:
- a CDS encoding WD40 repeat domain-containing protein, protein MFQFFIMYCAFAMDRETIIPKNDIGLHVTAKGVMSASSVALKKQTELMHNMCRKKKRRKADDEVVQMLKGDDISQDQSINHGSFLQNLNLSETEQSIYQLGFKRKRDVFGTQETEGEDVQMLDADDLCASLENDTVLFKQVGIRCSQEIFNCAGSTFAHVIQDCPTGDRLEAINQIFKDLDADQTVLLIKAISAISRDKKDIDGWQQHLSFFTSKLEKDDLLFLLKKANYLDIPALQEKCSDLLVQNASYNFSEIVKLPYELAEPILMSRFDCFDRLLLKRGGLVKFQISVSESMSIKAIDELNKLYIVQDGGRFFFYDVENGIYKEILIPCDYTDSVYFEAKKCSLMADGLIIKLSNRILKYNFCTDECKELFVLHDDEQFYSEMLFNQTKTGFLVRTSVNKIYVLDLQRKRYHQIVKMEDDEYIISYAFNEVGDHAVVLTNLRLINYDIEKCKPVIMTGIHMRESPQIVIFDSLQKHLFLHSRNHMYACNIKTGKCEQIFNTKLGQLIRYVSYQGQKNKLFIETDRSVYMYDEQDGSSTELFYKNRSERMGERCATLNKEGRRLLIQTNRRALLFDLFDDVSLIGSINLDLMRSVICCLNSSGDKVLIKARNKLFLYTVESQECQKKMQVGLYETLNAMFNQNGDQILISTDNCVFVYDIDAERLIPFFEKKLDEVLQEVYFSKDGSMIVVKTDKRLLLYNSYSGECKGVFAFGLEEFWNDVQLHDSGKSVLIKTNERLLNWTLSDIPLLQQLNAEQCDFITKASHAWQCNKPHLVRSEEVPMYHSLPDVFKQVHLFI, encoded by the coding sequence ATGTTTCAATTTTTTATTATGTATTGTGCTTTTGCAATGGATAGAGAAACTATTATTCCAAAGAACGATATAGGCCTTCATGTGACAGCAAAAGGGGTTATGTCTGCTTCAAGTGTTGCTTTAAAAAAACAGACCGAATTGATGCATAATATGTGTCGAAAAAAAAAGCGACGAAAAGCAGATGATGAAGTGGTTCAAATGTTAAAGGGAGATGATATATCGCAAGATCAGTCTATAAATCATGGAAGTTTTTTACAAAATTTAAATCTTTCTGAAACAGAACAGTCAATATATCAGTTGGGTTTTAAAAGAAAAAGAGACGTATTTGGGACTCAAGAAACGGAGGGTGAGGATGTTCAAATGCTTGATGCAGATGATTTGTGTGCCTCATTGGAAAATGATACAGTACTTTTTAAGCAAGTAGGTATACGTTGTAGCCAAGAAATATTTAATTGTGCCGGTAGTACTTTTGCTCATGTTATACAAGATTGTCCTACAGGAGATAGACTAGAGGCTATAAATCAGATTTTCAAAGATTTAGATGCAGATCAAACAGTATTACTTATCAAAGCAATCAGCGCAATTTCAAGGGATAAAAAAGATATAGATGGCTGGCAACAACATCTTTCATTTTTCACATCGAAGCTAGAAAAAGATGATCTTCTATTTTTGCTTAAAAAAGCGAATTATCTTGATATTCCTGCTTTGCAAGAAAAATGTAGTGATTTATTAGTGCAGAATGCATCATATAATTTTAGTGAGATAGTAAAGCTCCCTTATGAATTGGCAGAACCGATTTTAATGTCACGATTTGATTGTTTTGATCGACTTCTTTTAAAACGTGGCGGATTAGTTAAGTTTCAAATTTCAGTATCGGAAAGTATGTCTATTAAAGCCATTGATGAGTTAAATAAACTATATATAGTACAAGATGGTGGACGTTTTTTTTTCTATGATGTTGAAAATGGGATTTATAAAGAAATTTTAATTCCTTGTGACTATACTGATTCGGTTTATTTTGAGGCTAAAAAATGTAGTCTCATGGCTGATGGTCTCATAATAAAGCTATCAAATCGTATATTGAAATATAATTTTTGTACAGATGAGTGTAAGGAATTATTTGTTTTACATGATGATGAACAATTCTACTCTGAGATGTTATTTAATCAAACAAAAACAGGCTTTTTAGTTCGTACATCAGTAAATAAAATATATGTATTAGATTTACAAAGAAAACGCTATCATCAAATTGTTAAAATGGAGGATGACGAATATATAATCAGCTATGCATTTAACGAAGTGGGTGATCACGCAGTAGTTTTAACAAACTTAAGATTAATAAACTATGATATAGAAAAATGTAAACCGGTTATAATGACTGGAATACATATGCGCGAAAGTCCACAAATTGTAATATTTGATTCTTTGCAAAAGCATCTTTTTTTACACTCTAGGAATCATATGTATGCATGTAATATAAAAACTGGTAAATGTGAGCAAATTTTTAATACAAAATTGGGGCAACTTATTAGATATGTTTCATATCAAGGGCAAAAAAATAAGTTATTTATTGAAACTGACCGTAGTGTATACATGTATGATGAACAGGATGGTTCTTCTACTGAACTTTTTTACAAGAATCGTAGTGAACGTATGGGTGAAAGATGTGCAACGCTAAATAAAGAGGGTCGTAGGCTACTGATTCAGACTAATAGACGGGCTTTGCTTTTTGATCTTTTTGATGATGTGTCGCTTATAGGTTCTATTAATTTAGATTTAATGAGATCAGTAATATGTTGTTTAAATAGTTCGGGTGATAAAGTATTGATAAAAGCAAGAAATAAACTTTTTTTATATACCGTTGAAAGTCAGGAATGCCAAAAAAAAATGCAGGTAGGTTTGTATGAAACGCTCAATGCAATGTTTAATCAAAATGGTGATCAAATTTTGATTAGTACCGATAATTGTGTTTTTGTGTATGATATTGATGCGGAACGTTTAATTCCTTTTTTTGAAAAAAAATTAGATGAGGTCTTGCAAGAGGTTTATTTCAGTAAGGATGGAAGTATGATTGTTGTCAAGACGGATAAGCGTTTACTACTTTACAATAGCTATTCAGGTGAATGTAAAGGTGTATTTGCTTTTGGATTAGAAGAATTTTGGAATGATGTTCAATTACATGATTCAGGAAAATCTGTATTAATAAAAACCAATGAACGTTTGCTTAACTGGACTCTTTCAGATATACCGCTATTACAGCAGTTAAACGCTGAACAATGTGATTTTATTACTAAAGCATCACATGCATGGCAATGCAATAAGCCGCATCTTGTAAGATCAGAAGAAGTTCCTATGTATCATAGTTTGCCTGATGTATTCAAGCAAGTACATTTATTTATTTGA